A part of Larkinella insperata genomic DNA contains:
- a CDS encoding ABC transporter permease, with the protein MLRNYIKIAIRNLRKQRGFTFINISGLAVGLACCLLITLYVVDELSFDRFHEKADRIYRINADIKFGGNDMHMAVSPDPIGPTLLKDYPQVENFVRLHGRGTWLVKRAGQPNNLQERDIIFADSTLFDVFTLPLVAGNPKRALTEPNTIVISESAAKRHFGSQNPMGQSLVLDNNLTCRITGIMRDMPTNSHFRTDFFVCMRSDNYQWGNWLSNNHHTYIVLKEGVDPQSFSRNFEAVIQKYVGPQAVAFLGTTVEQFRQAGNRINYWMIPLTDIHLHSKQNIELAPNSDIQYVYVFSAVAVFILLIACINFMNLSTARSANRAKEVGVRKVLGSVQRQLIGQFMTESILMAVLALALALVIVALAVPFFNEISAKQLTVDSLFVPQFLPVLLTLPLMVGLLAGSYPAFFLSSFRPISVLKGKINLGLKSAGLRSGLVVFQFMMSVILIVGTLVVYRQINFIQTTKLGFKRDQVLTVNEAYGLGNQIQAFKEEVLKLPGVVLGSLSSYLPVPSDRSDSALFPEGQIDQSKAVSSQQWAVDHDYIPTLGMELAQGRNFSREFGADSSAVILNETAVKIFGFKNPIGQRVARMVDNEGKVFKTYTVIGVVKNFHYESLRQNIGSVALFMEPSRGSISFRLGGQDIPGLVKQVEAKWRQMAPGMPFNYSFLEDSFDSMYRAEQRVGQIVLTFSVLAILIACLGLFGLAAFMAEQRTKEIGVRKVLGASTTSIVGLLSKDFLRLVLIAILIATPIAWYGMNQWLEDFAYKIDVPWWVFAVAGVAAVVIAFVTVSFQSIKAAMTNPVKSLRSE; encoded by the coding sequence CCGACCGCATTTACCGGATCAACGCCGACATCAAGTTTGGCGGCAATGACATGCACATGGCCGTATCGCCCGACCCGATTGGCCCCACGTTGCTCAAGGATTATCCGCAGGTGGAAAATTTCGTGCGGTTGCACGGGCGGGGCACCTGGCTGGTCAAACGCGCCGGGCAACCCAATAACCTGCAGGAAAGAGACATCATTTTTGCGGATTCGACGCTCTTTGACGTCTTTACGTTGCCGCTGGTAGCCGGAAATCCGAAACGGGCGCTGACCGAGCCCAACACCATTGTCATCAGTGAGTCGGCGGCAAAACGGCATTTTGGCAGCCAGAATCCGATGGGGCAGTCGCTGGTGCTCGACAATAATTTAACCTGCCGGATAACGGGAATCATGCGGGACATGCCCACCAACTCGCATTTTCGGACCGACTTTTTCGTCTGCATGCGGAGCGACAATTACCAGTGGGGCAACTGGCTGAGTAACAACCACCACACGTACATTGTGCTGAAAGAAGGAGTTGATCCCCAGTCGTTTAGTCGTAACTTCGAAGCCGTTATTCAGAAATACGTCGGACCGCAGGCGGTGGCTTTTCTGGGAACAACCGTTGAACAGTTTCGGCAGGCAGGCAACCGGATCAATTACTGGATGATTCCGCTGACCGACATTCACCTGCATTCAAAACAGAACATCGAACTGGCACCCAACAGCGACATTCAGTACGTGTACGTCTTCTCGGCGGTGGCGGTTTTTATCCTGCTCATCGCCTGCATCAATTTCATGAATCTTTCGACGGCCCGCTCGGCCAACCGGGCGAAGGAGGTGGGCGTGCGGAAAGTGCTCGGGTCGGTGCAGCGGCAATTGATCGGCCAATTCATGACCGAATCAATTCTGATGGCAGTGCTGGCCCTGGCGTTGGCGCTGGTGATCGTGGCGCTGGCCGTGCCGTTCTTCAATGAAATTTCGGCCAAGCAACTGACCGTCGACAGCCTGTTTGTTCCGCAGTTTCTGCCGGTTTTGCTGACTCTGCCCCTGATGGTGGGTTTGCTGGCGGGCAGTTATCCGGCTTTTTTTCTGTCTTCGTTCCGGCCCATCAGTGTGCTGAAAGGAAAAATCAATCTGGGGTTGAAAAGCGCCGGGTTGCGCAGTGGTCTGGTGGTTTTTCAATTCATGATGTCGGTGATTCTGATTGTTGGTACACTGGTGGTCTACCGGCAGATTAACTTCATTCAGACGACCAAACTGGGTTTCAAACGTGATCAGGTGCTGACCGTCAACGAGGCTTACGGACTGGGCAATCAGATACAGGCGTTCAAGGAAGAGGTGCTCAAACTGCCGGGGGTGGTATTGGGCTCATTATCGAGCTACCTGCCGGTGCCGTCGGATCGGAGTGATAGCGCGCTATTCCCGGAAGGCCAGATTGATCAGAGTAAGGCGGTTTCGTCGCAACAATGGGCGGTCGATCACGATTATATCCCTACGCTGGGCATGGAGCTGGCGCAGGGCCGGAATTTCTCGCGGGAGTTTGGGGCGGATTCTTCCGCTGTTATTCTAAACGAAACGGCCGTCAAAATTTTTGGCTTTAAAAATCCGATTGGCCAGCGGGTGGCGCGAATGGTGGACAACGAAGGCAAAGTTTTCAAAACCTACACCGTCATTGGCGTTGTGAAAAACTTCCATTATGAGTCCCTGCGGCAGAACATCGGTTCGGTGGCTTTGTTCATGGAACCTTCCCGGGGATCGATTTCATTCCGGCTCGGTGGTCAGGATATTCCGGGGCTGGTGAAACAGGTGGAAGCGAAATGGCGGCAAATGGCGCCGGGTATGCCGTTTAATTACTCGTTTCTGGAAGACAGCTTCGATTCGATGTACCGCGCCGAACAGCGGGTCGGTCAGATCGTACTGACGTTCTCGGTGCTGGCCATTCTGATTGCCTGCCTGGGCTTGTTCGGGTTGGCGGCTTTCATGGCCGAGCAGCGGACGAAGGAAATCGGTGTCCGGAAGGTGCTGGGGGCCAGCACGACCAGCATTGTGGGCCTGCTGTCGAAAGATTTTCTCAGACTGGTTCTGATTGCCATCCTGATTGCCACACCGATTGCCTGGTACGGGATGAATCAGTGGCTGGAAGACTTTGCGTACAAAATTGATGTGCCCTGGTGGGTGTTTGCCGTTGCTGGCGTTGCCGCCGTGGTCATTGCGTTTGTAACGGTGTCGTTCCAGTCGATCAAAGCCGCTATGACCAATCCGGTGAAGAGTTTGCGGAGTGAATAA
- the pfkA gene encoding 6-phosphofructokinase has protein sequence MKRVAVFTSGGDAPGMNACIRAVVRGAVYHGVEVFGIRRGYNGMINGDIFPMTSHSVSNIVQRGGTILKSARSKEFMTPEGRKKAYDQLMSHGIEGLIAVGGNGTFTGALKFFEEYQIPTVGAPGTIDNDLYGTDYTIGYDTAVNTALEAIDKIRDTADSHDRVFFIEVMGRDSGYIAIQSGIAGGAELVMVPEVLTPIPEVVETLKQGWSRSKSSSIIIVAEGDVEGNAVVLAEQIREQVGVDIDMRVTTLGHIQRGGVPTAYDRILASRLGLGALEGLLEGQKNVMAGIVNNELIYTPFIDTIKLPKPINEDLLRMVRILSV, from the coding sequence ATGAAGCGCGTAGCTGTTTTTACTTCCGGCGGTGACGCCCCCGGCATGAATGCCTGCATTCGGGCGGTTGTCAGGGGAGCAGTCTACCACGGCGTCGAAGTGTTCGGCATCCGTCGGGGGTACAACGGAATGATTAACGGCGATATATTCCCCATGACGTCCCACTCGGTTAGCAACATTGTTCAACGGGGAGGGACTATTCTAAAATCAGCTCGCAGCAAAGAGTTTATGACCCCCGAAGGCCGTAAAAAAGCCTACGATCAACTGATGAGCCACGGCATTGAAGGGTTGATCGCCGTTGGCGGGAACGGGACTTTTACCGGAGCTTTAAAGTTTTTTGAAGAATATCAGATTCCAACCGTCGGAGCGCCGGGAACCATCGACAACGACCTCTACGGAACGGATTATACCATCGGCTACGACACGGCCGTCAACACGGCTTTGGAAGCCATCGATAAAATTCGGGATACGGCCGACTCCCACGACCGGGTGTTCTTTATCGAAGTAATGGGCCGTGACTCCGGCTACATTGCCATTCAGTCGGGAATTGCGGGAGGAGCCGAACTGGTGATGGTCCCCGAAGTCCTGACGCCCATTCCGGAAGTCGTCGAAACGTTGAAACAGGGCTGGAGCCGGTCTAAATCGTCGTCCATCATCATCGTGGCGGAAGGCGACGTAGAAGGCAATGCCGTGGTGCTGGCGGAGCAGATTCGGGAACAGGTTGGGGTGGATATCGATATGCGGGTGACCACACTGGGCCACATTCAGCGGGGGGGCGTTCCCACCGCTTACGACCGGATTCTGGCCAGCCGCCTGGGTCTGGGAGCCCTGGAAGGACTGCTGGAAGGACAGAAAAACGTTATGGCGGGTATCGTCAACAACGAACTGATTTATACCCCTTTCATAGACACCATCAAATTGCCCAAGCCGATCAACGAGGATTTGCTGCGGATGGTACGGATTCTGAGCGTCTAG
- a CDS encoding phosphatase PAP2 family protein yields MAQRLRLLFLLWLTAFRLFAQTAGDSIPTERRYPLKAFIVPAALAGAGTALLGHPTREPFTSTGHVSAADDYLRFGPYGLRVALQAAGVKPAVNLGDELMVTVVSNGVMGVVTEGLKRTVQSTRPDGSDRRSFPSGHTAVAFTGAELLHQAYKHKSPWISIAGYAMATATGVLRVANEKHHWADVLTGAGIGIASVKITYAVYPLVKRKLQRHRRRPNN; encoded by the coding sequence ATGGCTCAACGCTTGCGACTTCTTTTCTTACTCTGGCTAACGGCTTTCCGGCTTTTTGCGCAGACAGCGGGTGATTCCATTCCGACCGAACGACGGTATCCGTTGAAAGCTTTTATCGTTCCGGCGGCCCTGGCCGGGGCAGGAACAGCCCTGCTCGGGCATCCTACCCGCGAACCGTTCACCTCGACCGGCCACGTTAGTGCAGCGGATGATTACCTGCGGTTTGGCCCCTACGGGTTGCGGGTGGCGTTGCAGGCAGCGGGCGTTAAACCGGCGGTCAACCTGGGTGATGAACTGATGGTGACGGTGGTGTCGAACGGGGTGATGGGCGTTGTAACCGAAGGACTCAAACGGACGGTGCAATCGACGCGCCCGGACGGTTCCGACCGGCGTTCGTTTCCCTCCGGGCATACCGCCGTGGCTTTCACGGGTGCCGAGCTGTTGCACCAGGCTTACAAACACAAAAGTCCCTGGATCAGCATTGCCGGTTACGCCATGGCCACGGCCACGGGGGTGTTGCGCGTTGCCAACGAAAAACACCATTGGGCCGATGTTTTGACCGGGGCAGGGATCGGAATCGCGTCGGTAAAGATTACGTATGCGGTTTATCCGTTGGTAAAACGAAAGTTACAACGCCACCGCAGGCGACCGAATAATTGA
- a CDS encoding glycosyltransferase family 2 protein, with product MPILSIITVTYNAERFLERTIRSLLANQPGDEVEYLIIDGHSKDGTLGIVRNYEKHISRWVSEPDRGLYDAMNKGQQLATGDYVWFMNAGDELYDATTISNLLNQIRTNPADVYYSDALFVDDTGQSLGLRSRITPHTLPHHLTWRDMAMGMKVCHQAFIARRSLAPDFWVENLSADIDWEIRCLKAARKVVWLDFILCKYLVGGLSVQRHRQSLADRFKVLATHFGTATALWNHARILARAVRFRFAR from the coding sequence ATGCCCATACTCTCAATCATCACTGTCACCTACAACGCCGAACGGTTTCTGGAACGCACGATCCGGAGCCTGCTCGCCAATCAACCGGGCGACGAAGTGGAATATCTGATCATCGACGGGCACTCCAAAGACGGCACACTCGGCATCGTTCGGAACTACGAGAAGCACATCAGCCGCTGGGTTTCGGAGCCGGACCGCGGTTTGTACGACGCCATGAACAAGGGTCAGCAACTGGCTACGGGCGACTACGTCTGGTTTATGAACGCCGGGGATGAGCTTTACGACGCCACGACGATTTCCAACCTGCTGAACCAGATTCGGACGAACCCCGCCGATGTCTACTACAGCGACGCCCTGTTTGTGGATGATACCGGTCAATCGTTGGGCCTGCGCTCGCGGATAACACCCCATACCCTGCCGCACCACCTGACCTGGCGCGATATGGCCATGGGCATGAAAGTGTGCCACCAAGCCTTTATTGCCCGGCGCAGTCTGGCTCCCGATTTCTGGGTAGAAAACCTGAGCGCGGACATTGATTGGGAAATTCGATGCCTGAAAGCCGCCCGAAAAGTGGTCTGGCTCGATTTCATTTTGTGTAAATACCTGGTTGGCGGTCTGTCCGTGCAGCGCCACCGGCAGTCGCTGGCGGATCGGTTTAAGGTGTTGGCAACTCATTTTGGAACCGCAACGGCCTTGTGGAATCACGCCCGAATTCTGGCGAGGGCGGTCCGGTTTCGCTTTGCCAGATGA
- a CDS encoding class I SAM-dependent methyltransferase translates to METNSTTSSALQDAYRSQYADADRTWRNMGARMKAKTIRRLCQSHNFPKMLDVGSGDGAVLQQLDQARFCPAMHSLEISESGANRIRERGLTTLQSVQLFDGYKIPYGAREFPLATCSHVIEHVEHPRLLLREIARVSEYQFFEVPIDFSFFVDRKTDHFLSYGHINIFTPSLFKFLLKSEGFEILAEHSVFYDTAAIRHSAPNTLTFWAIWLKTQVLKSVPTLRKIKPSAFAVLCRKKSDITIF, encoded by the coding sequence ATGGAAACGAATTCAACAACTTCGTCGGCACTTCAGGATGCATACCGGTCGCAATACGCTGATGCTGACCGGACCTGGCGGAATATGGGCGCGCGGATGAAAGCCAAAACCATTCGTCGCCTGTGCCAGTCCCACAACTTTCCCAAGATGCTGGACGTAGGTTCGGGCGACGGCGCGGTGTTGCAGCAGCTCGATCAGGCCCGGTTTTGTCCGGCCATGCATTCGCTGGAAATCTCCGAAAGCGGGGCCAATCGAATCCGGGAGCGCGGGTTGACCACGTTGCAGAGCGTGCAGCTTTTCGACGGCTACAAAATACCGTACGGCGCCCGGGAGTTTCCGCTGGCAACCTGCTCACACGTCATCGAACACGTTGAACATCCGCGGCTGCTGCTGCGCGAAATTGCCCGGGTTTCGGAGTATCAGTTTTTCGAAGTGCCGATTGACTTCAGCTTTTTTGTTGACCGGAAAACCGATCATTTTCTGTCGTACGGCCACATCAACATTTTCACGCCCTCGCTGTTTAAATTTCTGCTCAAATCCGAAGGGTTCGAAATCCTGGCGGAACACAGCGTCTTTTACGATACGGCCGCCATCCGGCATTCAGCGCCGAACACGCTGACGTTCTGGGCCATCTGGCTCAAAACGCAGGTTTTGAAATCCGTGCCGACGCTGCGGAAAATCAAACCGAGCGCCTTTGCAGTTTTGTGCCGGAAAAAAAGCGACATCACGATTTTTTAA
- a CDS encoding glycosyltransferase family 4 protein, with protein MRVLHLSTYHRAGGAAIAANRLNQALNRAGLSSQMLVAETSVEEPSVVSLARSGWQKRWATARFALDRLTFVPFEHSRAVRFAFSPALIGTDISAHPLVQQADILHLHWTTFGFLSTRSLGRLFALKKPVVWTLHDMWAFTGGCHHSGTCERYQQQCGNCPFLRKPSSDDLSHGDWLRKQRAYDNARLTPVGCSQWLANRARQSSLFGKLAVQSIPNPLDTQLFSPLEKTAARQELKVSTDKRLILFAAAKVSALGKGFAYFQQALALLQQQLAQPEEVELLIFGGGDESLLQELPFRYHFLGSLSNLRQIVAAYSAADLFVIPSLEENLPNTIMESMACGTPVVGFEVGGIPEMVQHQQNGYLVQYRSVDDLANGMQWILEQPQTAYNQLATNARQHVVANYDETVIARRYIDLYEQVKKS; from the coding sequence ATGAGGGTTCTTCACCTGAGCACCTACCACCGGGCGGGCGGAGCGGCCATTGCCGCCAACCGACTCAATCAGGCCCTGAACCGGGCGGGTTTGTCGTCGCAGATGCTGGTGGCCGAAACGTCGGTGGAGGAACCGTCGGTGGTTTCGCTGGCCCGGTCGGGGTGGCAGAAACGCTGGGCCACCGCCCGCTTTGCCCTCGACCGCCTGACGTTTGTGCCGTTTGAACACAGCCGCGCCGTACGGTTTGCCTTCTCACCCGCCCTGATCGGGACGGATATCAGCGCCCATCCGCTCGTACAACAGGCCGACATTCTGCACCTGCACTGGACTACCTTCGGCTTTCTATCAACCCGGTCGCTGGGCAGGCTGTTTGCCCTGAAAAAACCGGTGGTCTGGACCCTGCACGATATGTGGGCGTTCACCGGCGGCTGTCACCACAGCGGCACCTGCGAGCGGTATCAGCAGCAGTGCGGCAACTGCCCGTTCCTGCGAAAACCGTCCTCAGACGACCTCTCCCACGGCGACTGGCTCCGAAAACAACGCGCCTACGACAACGCCCGGCTGACGCCCGTGGGTTGCAGCCAATGGCTGGCCAATCGCGCCCGGCAGAGCAGCCTGTTCGGGAAGCTGGCGGTCCAGTCCATTCCCAATCCGCTCGACACGCAGTTATTTTCGCCCCTGGAAAAAACCGCAGCCCGGCAGGAGTTGAAGGTTTCGACGGATAAACGACTCATTCTATTTGCAGCCGCCAAAGTGTCGGCGCTGGGCAAAGGTTTTGCCTACTTCCAGCAAGCCCTGGCCCTGTTGCAGCAACAACTGGCCCAACCTGAGGAGGTCGAATTGCTAATCTTTGGCGGAGGTGATGAAAGTTTGTTGCAGGAGCTGCCGTTCCGGTATCATTTCCTGGGATCACTGAGCAACCTGCGGCAAATCGTGGCCGCTTACAGTGCCGCCGACCTGTTCGTGATCCCGTCGCTGGAAGAAAACCTGCCGAACACCATCATGGAGTCGATGGCCTGCGGAACGCCGGTCGTCGGTTTTGAAGTGGGCGGTATTCCGGAAATGGTGCAGCACCAGCAGAATGGCTACCTCGTCCAATACCGGTCGGTGGACGATCTGGCAAATGGGATGCAGTGGATTCTGGAGCAACCCCAAACGGCGTATAATCAACTGGCCACCAACGCCCGCCAGCACGTGGTCGCGAATTACGACGAAACGGTCATTGCCCGGCGCTACATTGACCTGTACGAGCAGGTTAAAAAATCGTGA
- a CDS encoding class I SAM-dependent methyltransferase, whose product MTLTDRTFWLNYWESKEGLIFKVPNKYPFLPLIRQLVATHPTRSALELGGFPGYYSVWMKKHLNTDTTLLDYVVHPKILHDLERANGLPEGSVGVIETDLFQYTPRQGFDLVMSNGLIEHFDDTENIIEKHVESLTPGGTLLITLPNFRGLNGWFQKTFDPENYAKHNIQSMDLDRLRKAGERLGLKNIQVYYDGRFMLWLEREHEKPLLGRILRKVLWLPLKVFFKLVPVETKAFSPYIVLTATK is encoded by the coding sequence TTGACACTAACCGACCGCACATTCTGGCTTAATTACTGGGAATCGAAAGAAGGGTTGATTTTTAAGGTACCGAACAAATATCCTTTCTTACCGCTCATTCGGCAACTGGTAGCGACCCACCCCACCCGTTCGGCGCTGGAACTGGGCGGCTTTCCGGGGTATTATTCGGTCTGGATGAAAAAGCACCTGAACACCGACACCACGCTGCTCGATTACGTGGTGCACCCAAAAATTCTGCACGATCTGGAACGGGCCAACGGACTGCCGGAAGGCTCGGTGGGCGTGATCGAAACCGATTTGTTTCAGTATACCCCCCGGCAAGGATTTGACCTAGTGATGTCGAACGGTCTGATTGAGCACTTCGACGACACAGAAAATATTATTGAAAAGCACGTTGAATCGCTGACCCCCGGCGGTACGCTGCTCATTACGCTGCCCAACTTCCGCGGGCTGAACGGCTGGTTTCAGAAAACCTTTGACCCGGAGAACTACGCCAAGCACAACATCCAGTCGATGGACCTGGACCGGCTGCGAAAAGCGGGCGAACGCCTGGGGCTGAAAAACATCCAGGTTTATTACGACGGGCGGTTTATGCTCTGGCTGGAACGGGAACACGAAAAGCCGCTACTGGGCCGGATTCTACGGAAAGTACTCTGGTTACCACTCAAGGTGTTTTTCAAGCTGGTTCCGGTGGAAACCAAAGCGTTTTCACCTTACATTGTTCTGACGGCCACCAAATGA
- a CDS encoding glycosyltransferase yields MTLAPIVLFCYNRVDHLRETIQYLAANPLAKDSILYVFSDGPKTNTAREDAERVQKVRDYLPTIEGFADVRIKAAETNQGLANSIIRGVSEVIAQHGRVIVMEDDIICTTDFLEFQNAALDFYENHPLVFSISGYLYPFTIPSPYSKDVLLLPRASSLGWSTWKDRWELADWLVPDYAEFIRNPEARRAFSASGSDLIPMFEKQQKGLISSWAIRWSYTHFKQKRYCLYPIRSKVEHIGYDAGTNFGRFSRHHNTALHEGKIQLTADVQPEPEMVRNLKQYFRPSLIRQAINWYKYGI; encoded by the coding sequence ATGACGCTCGCTCCCATTGTTTTGTTCTGTTATAACCGCGTTGATCACCTGCGCGAAACCATTCAGTACTTAGCGGCCAACCCGCTGGCCAAAGACAGCATCCTGTACGTTTTTTCGGACGGCCCCAAAACGAACACCGCCCGAGAAGATGCCGAACGGGTGCAGAAAGTCCGGGATTACCTGCCCACCATCGAAGGGTTCGCGGACGTTCGCATCAAAGCCGCCGAAACCAATCAGGGTCTGGCCAATTCCATCATCCGGGGGGTGTCGGAGGTGATTGCGCAGCACGGACGCGTCATTGTCATGGAAGACGACATTATCTGTACAACCGATTTTCTCGAATTCCAAAATGCGGCTTTAGACTTCTACGAAAATCACCCGCTGGTTTTTTCAATTTCCGGGTATCTGTATCCGTTCACGATTCCGTCGCCCTATTCCAAAGACGTTCTGCTGCTGCCCCGCGCGTCGTCGCTGGGCTGGTCGACCTGGAAAGACCGCTGGGAGCTGGCCGACTGGTTGGTACCCGACTACGCCGAGTTCATCCGCAATCCGGAAGCGCGCCGGGCGTTTTCGGCCAGCGGCAGCGACCTGATTCCGATGTTCGAAAAGCAGCAGAAGGGTTTGATCAGTTCCTGGGCCATTCGCTGGAGTTACACGCATTTCAAGCAAAAACGGTATTGCCTCTACCCCATCCGGTCGAAAGTGGAACACATCGGCTACGACGCTGGAACCAACTTCGGCCGGTTCAGCCGCCACCACAACACGGCGCTGCACGAAGGAAAAATTCAGCTAACGGCGGACGTGCAACCCGAGCCGGAAATGGTCCGTAACCTGAAACAATACTTCCGCCCCAGCCTAATCCGCCAGGCGATCAACTGGTACAAATACGGCATCTAG
- a CDS encoding class I SAM-dependent methyltransferase: protein MTTIRAEAMPDDPSEHYRIKPPLTNPRRYYLMKLRELVQYAKTTFIDPMTKAGRIKLADYGCGTKPYVSLFPPEQVQYIGIDLDWNPHADVYIGSDSRINMPDAQVDVVLSTQVLEHVEDPEGYLQEACRILKPGGLLLLTTHGYWMYHPDPTDYWRWTSSGLQKIVARNGFEIVSFRGIIGRSAMGLQLFQDGFLFKIPRWLWPPFALVMQASISLFDKTTSQETKDKDACTYLVVGRKL, encoded by the coding sequence ATGACAACAATCCGCGCTGAAGCGATGCCGGACGACCCGTCTGAGCACTACCGGATTAAACCTCCACTGACCAATCCCCGACGGTATTACCTCATGAAACTGAGGGAGTTGGTGCAGTATGCCAAGACTACGTTTATTGACCCGATGACGAAAGCGGGCCGGATCAAACTGGCCGATTACGGCTGCGGTACCAAACCATACGTCTCGCTTTTTCCGCCCGAACAGGTGCAGTACATCGGCATCGACCTCGACTGGAACCCCCACGCCGATGTTTACATTGGGTCCGACAGCCGCATCAATATGCCCGACGCGCAGGTGGACGTGGTGCTGTCGACGCAGGTGCTCGAACACGTCGAAGATCCGGAAGGCTACTTGCAGGAAGCCTGCCGCATTCTGAAACCCGGCGGTTTGCTGCTGCTGACCACCCACGGCTACTGGATGTATCACCCCGACCCCACCGACTACTGGCGCTGGACCTCGTCGGGTTTGCAGAAGATCGTGGCCCGCAACGGCTTTGAAATCGTTTCGTTCCGGGGCATTATCGGGCGGTCGGCAATGGGGCTGCAACTGTTTCAAGACGGTTTTCTGTTTAAAATACCGCGCTGGCTGTGGCCGCCGTTCGCGCTCGTCATGCAGGCGTCGATCAGTTTATTTGATAAAACGACCTCGCAGGAGACGAAGGACAAGGACGCGTGTACGTACCTGGTCGTTGGGAGGAAACTATGA
- a CDS encoding glycosyltransferase translates to MKLCIAYPNKNSFSETFIYNHLAHLQPELTLSGGWRPYRTKDGDTIIRMPLAEPIRVGVKRGLPFLYPAFYTHFLTRYLKQHRPDVVLAEYGPTGCAVMAACRKAGVPLVVHFHGFDAVDKETLRKYGEPYRQLFAQAKAVVAVSNDMVEQLVRLGANPANVHRNPYGVETKFFSGAEPEKADKVIVSVGRFTAKKAPQLTIRAFDKVLDRHPDAKLVMIGTGELLEECKKLVAELQLKYAVNLLGVKPAEEIAEWHRKARLYAQHSMVNPVNGDSEGTPNTVLEASAAGLPIVSTRHAGIKEAVEHGVTGFLVEEGDFQAMANHMVQLLDDPKLAGELGRNARRKMIHEYEMSDRISALKQILEL, encoded by the coding sequence ATGAAGCTCTGCATCGCCTATCCGAATAAAAACAGCTTTTCGGAGACGTTTATTTATAATCATCTTGCACACCTGCAGCCGGAACTGACGCTCTCCGGCGGCTGGCGGCCGTACCGCACCAAAGACGGCGATACGATCATCCGGATGCCGCTGGCCGAGCCGATTCGGGTGGGGGTGAAGCGCGGATTACCGTTTCTGTACCCGGCTTTTTATACCCATTTCCTGACGCGGTACCTGAAGCAACACCGTCCGGATGTGGTGCTGGCCGAATACGGTCCGACGGGCTGCGCCGTGATGGCGGCTTGCCGGAAGGCCGGGGTGCCGCTGGTCGTGCATTTTCACGGGTTTGACGCGGTGGATAAAGAGACATTACGGAAGTACGGCGAACCGTACCGGCAGCTGTTCGCCCAGGCCAAAGCGGTGGTGGCAGTTTCCAACGACATGGTGGAGCAACTCGTCCGATTGGGTGCCAATCCGGCCAACGTTCACCGGAATCCGTACGGGGTTGAAACGAAATTCTTCTCCGGGGCCGAACCCGAGAAGGCGGATAAAGTGATTGTGTCGGTCGGACGGTTTACGGCGAAAAAAGCCCCGCAACTGACCATTCGGGCGTTTGATAAAGTACTGGACCGCCATCCCGACGCCAAGTTGGTGATGATTGGCACCGGCGAATTGCTGGAAGAATGCAAAAAGCTGGTGGCTGAGCTGCAACTGAAATACGCCGTTAATTTGCTGGGGGTAAAACCAGCCGAGGAAATTGCCGAATGGCACCGTAAAGCCCGGCTGTATGCGCAGCATTCGATGGTCAATCCGGTCAACGGTGACTCGGAAGGGACGCCCAATACCGTGCTGGAAGCGTCGGCGGCTGGTCTGCCCATCGTCAGCACGCGCCACGCCGGAATCAAGGAAGCCGTTGAGCACGGTGTGACCGGTTTTCTGGTCGAAGAAGGGGATTTTCAGGCAATGGCGAACCATATGGTGCAGTTGCTGGATGATCCGAAATTGGCCGGTGAACTGGGCCGGAACGCCCGCCGGAAAATGATTCATGAATACGAAATGAGCGACCGCATCAGCGCTCTCAAACAGATTTTGGAACTATGA